One genomic segment of Kogia breviceps isolate mKogBre1 chromosome 11, mKogBre1 haplotype 1, whole genome shotgun sequence includes these proteins:
- the LOC131765156 gene encoding LOW QUALITY PROTEIN: polycomb protein SUZ12-like (The sequence of the model RefSeq protein was modified relative to this genomic sequence to represent the inferred CDS: inserted 1 base in 1 codon), with product MDLSSFNEPLDPPAPAPPFLRGLPLLRGPFKEAAGPAVSSAHGPTKLRLREKRLRVTDGGMRGPTGWASERRAGEPSGASGWYCRRLLSGAARRIAGVGEEAGTARAPQEHGGGGGGGSGPCAGSGGGGFGGSVAAASGGKSSGGGCGGGGSYLASSSSSVAAAAGAAVLPVKKPKMEHVQADHELFLQAFEKPTQFYRLLRTRNLIAPVFLHRTLTYMSHRNSRTNIKRKTFKVDDMLSKVEKMKGEQKSHSLSTHLQLTFTGFFHKNDKPSRNSENEQNSVTLEVLLVKVCHKKGKDVRCPIRQVPTGKKQVPLNPDLSQTKPGNFPSLAVSSNEFEPSNSHMVKSYSLLFRVTCPGRREFNGMINGETNENIDVNEELAARRKRNREDGXKTFVAQMTVFDKNRRLQLLDGEYEVAMQEMEECPRSKKRATWETIYDGKVWTT from the exons ATGGATCTCAGTTCATTTAATGAGCCCCTCGACCCCCCAGCACCCGCCCCGCCGTTCCTCAGAGGCCTGCCTCTCCTCAGGGGTCCT TTCAAAGAGGCGGCAGGGCCCGCGGTCAGCAGCGCGCACGGGCCAACCAAGCTGCGCCTGCGCGAGAAGCGCCTCCGCGTGACTGACGGGGGAATGCGCGGGCCAACAGGCTGGGCATCAGAGCGCCGGGCGGGGGAA CCTTCTGGGGCGAGCGGTTGGTATTGCCGGCGCTTACTCTCCGGGGCCGCCCGGCGGATAGCTGGtgtgggggaggaggcaggaacCGCGAGGGCGCCTCAGGAGCacggcggtgggggagggggcggctcgGGGCCCTGCGCGGGGTCCGGGGGAGGCGGCTTCGGGGGTTCAGTGGCGGCAGCGTCAGGCGGCAAATCCAGTGGTGGGGGCTGTGGAGGCGGCGGTAGTTacctggcctcctcctcttcctccgtgGCGGCAGCGGCGGGGGCCGCGGTGTTACCGGTGAAGAAGCCGAAAATGGAGCACGTCCAGGCTGACCACGAGCTTTTTCTCCAGGCCTTTGAGA AACCAACGCAGTTCTATAGGCTTCTTCGAACGCGAAATCTTATAGCG cCAGTATTTTTGCATAGAACTCTTACTTACATGTCTCATCGAAACTCCAGAACAAACATCAAAAG gaaaacatttaaagttgATGATATGTtatcaaaagtagagaaaatgaaaggagagcAAAAATCTCATAG ctTGTCAACTCATCTGCAGCTTACATTTACTGGTTTCTTCCACAAAAATG aTAAGCCATCACGAAattcagaaaatgaacaaaattctgTTACCCTGGAAGTCCTGCTTGTGAAAGTTtgccacaaaaaaggaaag GATGTACGTTGTCCAATAAGACAAGTTCCTACAGGTAAAAAGCAGGTGCCTTTGAATCCTGACCTCAGTCAAACAAAACCTGGAAATTTCCCGTCCCTTGCAGTTTCCAGTAATGAATTTGAACCTAGTAACAGCCATATGGTGAAGTCTTACTCATTGCTATTTAGAGTGACTTGTCCAGGAAGAAGAGAGTTTAATGGAATGATTAATGGAGAAACCAATGaaaatattg ATGTCAATGAAGAACTTGCAGCTAGAAGAAAACGAAATCGTGAAGATG GAAAAACATTTGTTGCACAAATGACAGTATTTGATAAAAACAG